A single genomic interval of Herpetosiphonaceae bacterium harbors:
- the tpx gene encoding thiol peroxidase produces MEERTNAAFELNEHLTVVGSKLKPGDTAPDFTLERFDPQDGVMQSVRLSDSPGKVRLLNVVNSLDTPVCHVETRRWEELRANLPADVVVYTISMDLPFAQARWHIAENVNHQSLSAHKSEKFGQDYGVLIKEWRLLQRAVFVIDRENRIVYADYVVDQMREPDYEAACAAARDAAD; encoded by the coding sequence ATGGAGGAGCGAACCAACGCCGCGTTTGAACTCAACGAGCACCTGACGGTCGTCGGCAGCAAGCTCAAGCCCGGCGATACCGCGCCCGACTTCACGCTGGAGCGCTTCGATCCTCAGGATGGGGTGATGCAGAGCGTGCGCCTCTCGGACTCGCCGGGAAAGGTCCGGCTGCTCAACGTGGTCAACTCGCTTGACACGCCGGTCTGCCATGTCGAAACGCGCCGCTGGGAAGAGCTGCGTGCCAATCTGCCCGCCGATGTGGTCGTCTATACGATCAGCATGGATCTGCCGTTCGCGCAGGCCCGCTGGCACATCGCCGAGAACGTCAACCATCAGTCGCTTTCGGCGCACAAGAGCGAGAAGTTCGGGCAGGACTACGGCGTGCTGATCAAGGAGTGGCGGCTGCTGCAACGGGCTGTCTTCGTGATCGACCGCGAGAATCGGATTGTGTACGCCGATTATGTCGTGGACCAGATGCGCGAGCCGGACTACGAAGCGGCGTGTGCTGCGGCGCGCGATGCTGCCGACTGA